From Pseudobdellovibrio exovorus JSS, a single genomic window includes:
- a CDS encoding helix-turn-helix domain-containing protein → MSQESSAKLVLESLKAHLKLRGLSYRDLAKAWDLSESSVKRVMASDELSLSKIEKACELMDLPLGDFFKQINFEKNSELFFLSHDQELKLSKDPEALHYFLLISEGRNPTDIVREYSVSSEKNIRILNQLERWGLIELLPQNKIKRKFMGNLRFRKKGPLGKNLEGIVRSEFLQANFEREDEYFTFLNLNFLAQDFVRFKSRFLELAKELIAESDEHRDHPNVQMYGMIMAVRPWTSPLTQAFPKRKRQGQN, encoded by the coding sequence ATGTCTCAAGAGAGTAGTGCCAAGCTTGTTCTTGAAAGTTTAAAAGCGCATTTAAAATTACGGGGATTGTCTTATCGTGATTTAGCAAAGGCGTGGGATCTTTCAGAGTCCAGTGTAAAGCGGGTGATGGCTTCGGATGAACTTTCGCTATCCAAAATTGAAAAAGCCTGCGAGCTGATGGATTTACCTCTAGGTGATTTTTTTAAACAGATTAATTTCGAAAAAAATTCTGAGCTGTTCTTTCTTTCGCACGATCAAGAGTTAAAGCTTTCAAAAGACCCAGAGGCCCTGCACTATTTTCTTTTGATCAGCGAGGGACGAAACCCCACAGATATTGTACGTGAATACTCGGTGAGTTCAGAAAAGAATATCCGTATTTTAAATCAGCTAGAGCGCTGGGGGCTCATTGAGTTACTTCCTCAGAATAAAATCAAAAGAAAATTTATGGGCAACTTGCGCTTTCGAAAAAAAGGTCCTTTAGGAAAAAACTTAGAAGGCATTGTGCGCAGTGAGTTTTTGCAAGCGAACTTTGAAAGGGAAGATGAGTATTTTACATTTTTAAATCTGAATTTTTTAGCTCAGGATTTTGTGCGCTTTAAAAGCCGCTTTTTAGAGTTAGCCAAAGAGCTCATCGCCGAGTCGGATGAGCATCGGGATCATCCGAATGTGCAGATGTATGGAATGATAATGGCGGTGCGCCCATGGACTTCTCCGCTCACGCAGGCCTTTCCAAAGCGCAAGCGCCAAGGTCAAAACTAA
- a CDS encoding ABC transporter permease produces MLNSALQSLVLCWNITIRNWVVYKKDLIANISPTVADPALILVSLGLGLGSFLTDVEGMGYMQFLAPGLTVATALFTSFFESSYGFYVRMSYENVYKAMLTTPIGVKEVVMGEMLWIGLKGGIMAIGVAVVLALFGLMVNPWLIPLIGIVGGLVALPCGAMGLLATALVNNINQFQTVYSFIIAPLYFLSGIFFPIDQMHTAVRVLAEFFPLIHGVRLAQAIFWERDIIGAFLYSGSILIVQSLILCVWSYYQIRKKLVT; encoded by the coding sequence ATGCTTAACTCTGCACTTCAATCACTTGTACTTTGTTGGAATATCACCATTCGCAATTGGGTGGTCTATAAAAAAGATCTGATTGCGAATATTTCCCCAACTGTCGCCGACCCTGCCTTGATTTTAGTTTCTCTCGGGTTAGGACTGGGTTCCTTTCTTACTGATGTGGAAGGCATGGGATACATGCAGTTTTTGGCTCCGGGTTTAACTGTGGCCACCGCCCTATTCACATCTTTCTTTGAAAGCAGCTATGGATTCTATGTCCGCATGAGCTACGAAAATGTCTATAAAGCCATGCTGACCACACCTATCGGTGTGAAAGAAGTCGTCATGGGTGAGATGCTTTGGATTGGCTTAAAAGGCGGGATCATGGCTATTGGCGTGGCTGTGGTTTTAGCTCTTTTTGGTTTAATGGTAAATCCTTGGCTGATTCCTTTAATCGGTATCGTTGGTGGCCTTGTGGCTCTTCCATGTGGCGCTATGGGATTACTGGCAACAGCTCTGGTGAACAACATCAATCAGTTTCAAACGGTGTATTCATTTATTATTGCTCCGCTGTATTTTCTTTCTGGAATTTTCTTTCCGATCGATCAAATGCATACGGCTGTGCGTGTACTGGCTGAATTCTTCCCTCTGATTCACGGGGTTCGACTGGCACAGGCTATTTTTTGGGAACGCGACATCATAGGAGCTTTTTTGTACAGTGGCAGTATCTTAATTGTACAAAGTCTTATTCTATGTGTTTGGTCCTATTACCAAATACGTAAAAAACTGGTAACCTAG
- a CDS encoding GlsB/YeaQ/YmgE family stress response membrane protein, with the protein MDIDINEILNHPIVRQILLWLALGLGVGIVAKIIIPGNEQMGWIRTIGVGLLGSFLGNFLAPKLFDWPTYNPFSLPGIGIGIAGAVVLVVVNRIVTKS; encoded by the coding sequence ATGGATATCGACATCAACGAAATTTTGAATCACCCCATCGTCCGTCAAATCCTACTATGGCTAGCATTGGGTTTAGGTGTGGGCATCGTGGCTAAAATTATTATTCCTGGAAATGAACAAATGGGTTGGATTCGCACCATTGGTGTGGGTCTTCTGGGTTCCTTCCTAGGGAACTTCCTTGCTCCTAAACTTTTTGACTGGCCGACCTACAACCCCTTCAGTTTACCTGGGATCGGCATTGGCATTGCTGGAGCCGTCGTACTGGTTGTCGTGAATCGCATTGTGACAAAAAGTTAG
- a CDS encoding DUF4920 domain-containing protein has translation MKTLLSVLVLAVSFNSFANSETATPTTTAPAAAVSTTEFGAALTLKKSITIDQALANLNNQKENSESKTVLVEAQVDKVCVKKGCWMSLKSKTSDVRVKFKDYGFFVPISLVGKTVLAEGVMLKKELTLGQTKHYVEDEGGDPSKVTEPRTDYQMIATGVKVIETK, from the coding sequence ATGAAAACACTTTTATCTGTTTTAGTTTTAGCCGTATCTTTCAATTCTTTCGCAAATAGTGAAACGGCGACGCCAACAACTACGGCTCCAGCCGCAGCCGTATCTACAACTGAATTCGGAGCGGCATTAACTTTAAAAAAATCCATCACGATTGATCAAGCTCTTGCGAATCTAAATAACCAAAAAGAAAATTCTGAAAGCAAAACAGTTTTAGTAGAAGCACAAGTGGATAAAGTTTGTGTGAAAAAAGGCTGCTGGATGAGTTTAAAAAGTAAAACATCTGACGTGCGTGTTAAATTCAAAGACTACGGGTTCTTTGTACCGATTAGTTTAGTAGGCAAAACTGTTCTTGCTGAAGGTGTTATGTTGAAAAAAGAACTGACATTAGGTCAAACAAAACACTACGTTGAAGACGAAGGCGGCGACCCTTCAAAAGTAACTGAGCCTCGTACCGACTACCAAATGATCGCCACCGGCGTGAAAGTTATCGAAACTAAGTAG
- a CDS encoding ABC transporter ATP-binding protein, with translation MIVAQALTKSFGDFHAVKKMDLQIRKGECFGLLGPNGAGKSTFIGMTYGSVVRSGGELKVFGYDPKTNAREIKKRLGVVTQDNALDESLTVEENMHLYCSFVGIPKNERQNRINELLEYMNLSHKRTARIQSLSGGMKRRLVFVRALLNKPEVLILDEPTTGLDPAVRHLLWGKVKELHQAGTTIILTTHYMHEAEVLCDRLVIMNQGHVVAEGSPQKMIQEHTPGYVGIFDAKDREKIQSLFRDRADRHFHEDSSGIYLRTPALADLTNLHAEHGLIPLQIRPSNLEDVFLKLTGQELSSDA, from the coding sequence ATGATCGTCGCTCAAGCTCTGACTAAATCTTTTGGCGATTTCCATGCTGTAAAGAAAATGGACCTGCAAATCCGTAAAGGCGAATGCTTCGGCTTACTTGGACCCAACGGTGCAGGCAAGTCCACCTTTATCGGTATGACCTACGGAAGCGTGGTTCGCTCTGGCGGAGAACTTAAAGTTTTTGGTTATGACCCCAAAACCAACGCTCGTGAGATAAAAAAACGTCTTGGTGTGGTAACACAAGATAATGCCTTAGATGAAAGCTTAACCGTTGAAGAAAATATGCACCTCTATTGTTCTTTCGTGGGTATCCCTAAAAATGAAAGACAAAATCGCATCAATGAATTGCTCGAGTATATGAATCTGTCACACAAACGCACGGCTCGCATTCAGTCTTTATCTGGTGGTATGAAACGCCGTTTGGTTTTCGTACGCGCACTACTGAATAAGCCAGAAGTGCTGATACTCGATGAACCCACCACTGGATTAGATCCAGCAGTACGTCACTTGCTTTGGGGAAAAGTGAAAGAGCTTCACCAAGCGGGAACGACGATTATTTTGACGACTCATTACATGCATGAAGCCGAAGTTCTATGTGATCGTCTGGTGATTATGAATCAAGGTCATGTGGTAGCAGAAGGGTCTCCGCAGAAAATGATTCAAGAGCACACCCCCGGATATGTGGGCATCTTCGATGCGAAAGATCGGGAAAAAATTCAATCTCTTTTCCGCGATCGTGCCGATCGTCACTTCCACGAAGATTCTTCTGGAATCTACTTACGTACACCCGCTTTAGCGGACCTCACAAACCTTCATGCAGAACACGGTCTGATTCCTTTACAAATTCGTCCGTCAAATCTTGAAGATGTCTTTTTAAAACTGACTGGACAGGAGCTTTCTTCCGATGCTTAA